From a single Poecilia reticulata strain Guanapo linkage group LG2, Guppy_female_1.0+MT, whole genome shotgun sequence genomic region:
- the mcf2la gene encoding guanine nucleotide exchange factor DBS isoform X7, translating to MKVVMLSTVTELHAYIDPGQLTTELGGTQQYCHDSWISHRTAIEAFALMVKTVAQTLQAFGTELAETELPNDAEATLDLLHKHTLQKDTMKEDLKVALSQGGRLLACINEPLQTDPDYSMTQDEMENLATVQRLMGQLDETETAFDDFWERHRTKLEQCLQLRHFEKHFREVRPQLDVMFERLSGFSEVSISPAHAEHVLRELSSHEEKACELMDLALSLASEGERLIENSHYAEDSIRPKCSELRGVCEVIGSTLRSKKGLLLRARELHHALEKASEWCEDGILLLANQPVDRCQSQDGAEAALQELERYLDTAALHTISDRGAICCQYEAVLNPQLRDHMDKVFQKQSSVQEMFEKRRVSLKKLAAKQTRPVQPVAPRPEVKSPLSSPNPERKERRYSADSALCKKGESPVHNGGTRHASLSEEEENLAVLRRHVMNELLETERAYVEELLCVLEGYAAEMDNPIMAHLIPSTLQSKKDILFGNMPEIYQFHKRTFLKDLEAYTDCPELVGRCFLERMKDLQIYEAYCQNKPRSESLWRQCSDCAFFQECQKKLEHKLGLDSYLLKPVQRITKYQLLLKELLKYSKGCDGADDLQEALSSILGILKAVNDSMHLIAITGYEGNLSDLGRLLMQGSFSVWTEHKKGHAKVKDLARFKPMQRHLFLHEKALLFCKKREENGEGYEKAPSYSFKHSLSMSAVGITENAKGDNKKFEIWSNSREEVFIVQAPTAEIKTAWVNEIRKVLTQQLKACRDATQQKSSDSPNPTSNNSSVSLSPFRSSAQKNQRKQDEKKVEPNPTSEGNSCPSPKHKDEAVTSPTADRSSVAKKRFTLQGFSNLKSPKGSALSPELSSKRHSVKSDPSPFGFKGWNKPSLSADASEENDGFSSGEDPMTSDIEDEVVKKLAPGKYSVVADCEKAGPQELSVKSGDMVQLIREGEDGQWFVKNLRSGKEGWVAAANLLSLISESKSSQSLSSSDGSVSGNLSTSSSCSETYTSFSDIKP from the exons ATGAAG GTGGTGATGCTGAGTACAGTGACCGAGCTCCATGCCTACATCGACCCGGGGCAACTGACCACAGAGCTGGGAGGCACGCAGCAGTACTGCCACGACAGCTGGATCTCACACCGCACC GCCATCGAGGCGTTCGCCCTCATGGTGAAGACCGTGGCACAGACGCTGCAGGCGTTTGGCACCGAGCTCGCAGAGACGGAGTTACCCAATGATGCAGAGGCCACCTTGGACCTGCTGCACAAGCACACACTGCAGAAAGACACAATGAAG GAGGACCTGAAGGTGGCGCTGTCTCAAGGCGGGCGTCTGCTGGCTTGCATCAACGAGCCTCTACAGACGGACCCTGATTACAGCATGACACAAGATGAAATGGAGAACTTGGCGACTGTTCAGAG ACTCATGGGTCAGTTGGACGAAACAGAAACGGCGTTTGATGACTTCTGGGAGCGTCACCGCACCAAGCTGGAGCAGTGTCTGCAGCTCCGCCACTTCGAGAAGCACTTCCGTGAA GTGCGTCCCCAGCTTGACGTGATGTTCGAGCGCCTGTCGGGTTTCTCCGAAGTCAGCATAAGCCCCGCCCACGCAGAGCACGTCCTGCGAGAGCTCAGCAGCCACGAGGAGAAGGCTTGT gAGCTGATGGACCTCGCCTTGTCTCTGGCCAGCGAGGGGGAGAGACTGATAGAAAACTCTCACTACGCCGAGGACAGCATCCGGCCCAAGTGCAGCGAGCTGAGAGGAGTGTGCGAGGTGATCGGCTCCACTCTGCGGAGCAAGAAGGGCCTCCTGCTCAGGGCCCGGGAGCTGCACCACGCCCTGGAGAAG GCATCAGAGTGGTGCGAGGATGGGATCCTGCTGTTGGCTAACCAGCCGGTGGACCGCTGTCAGTCTCAGGACGGAGCCGAGGCGGCTCTGCAGGAGCTGGAGCGCTACCTGGATACGGCGGCTCTGCACACCATCTCGGACCGCGGCGCCATCTGCTGTCAGTACGAGGCCGTGCTTAATCCTCAACTCAGG GACCACATGGATAAGGTTTTCCAGAAGCAGAGCTCCGTTCAGGAGATGTTTGAGAAGAGACGAGTTAGCCTGAAGAAACTCGCCGCCAAGCAAACCAGACCAGTACAGCCAGTGGCACCGAGACCGGAGGTCAAGTCTCCGCTCTCCTCTCCCA AtccagagagaaaagagaggagGTACTCAGCAGATAGTGCGCTCtgcaaaaag GGCGAGTCTCCCGTACACAATGGCGGCACAAGACACGCTTCCCTttcagaagaagaggaaaaccTGGCAGTACTTCGTCG GCACGTGATGAACGAGCTGCTTGAGACGGAGAGGGCGTATGTTGAGGAGCTCCTGTGCGTTCTGGAG GGTTACGCAGCAGAGATGGACAACCCCATCATGGCTCACCTAATCCCCAGCACCCTGCAGAGCAAGAAGGACATCCTGTTTGGGAACATGCCGGAAATTTATCAGTTTCATAAAAG GACGTTCCTGAAGGATCTGGAAGCGTACACGGACTGCCCAGAACTTGTAGGCCGCTGCTTTTTAGAACGg ATGAAAGACTTGCAGATCTACGAGGCCTACTGCCAGAACAAACCTCGCTCGGAGAGCTTGTGGAGACAATGCTCAGACTGTGCCTTCTTCCAG GAGTGCCAGAAGAAGCTGGAACACAAACTCGGTTTGGACTCCTACCTCCTCAAACCCGTCCAGAGAATCACAAAGTACCAGCTACTGCTAAAA gagTTGTTGAAGTACAGTAAGGGCTGTGACGGTGCCGACGACCTGCAGGAGGCGCTCTCCTCCATCTTGGGAATCCTGAAAGCCGTCAACGACTCAATGCATCTCATCGCCATCACAGGATACGAG GGCAACCTGTCGGATCTGGGCCGTCTGCTGATGCAGGGCTCCTTCAGCGTCTGGACGGAGCACAAAAAAGGTCACGCGAAGGTCAAGGACCTGGCCAGGTTCAAGCCCATGCAGAGGCACCTGTTCCTGCACGAGAAAGCTCTGCTCTTCTGCAAAAAGAGGGAGGAGAACGGGGAAGGCTACGAGAAAGCGCCCTCGTACAGCTTCAAGCACTCGCTTAGC ATGAGTGCGGTGGGCATCACAGAGAATGCTAAAGGTGACAACAAGAAGTTTGAGATTTGGTCCAATTCCAGAGAAGAGGTCTTCATAGTGCAg GCTCCGACTGCAGAGATTAAAACGGCCTGGGTGAACGAGATCCGCAAGGTTCTGACTCAGCAGCTCAAAGCCTGCAGAG ACGCCACCCAGCAGAAGAGCTCGGACTCTCCGAATCCCACCAGCAATAACTCCTCTGTCTCCCTCAG CCCGTTCCGCAGCAGCGCTCAGAAGAACCAGAGGAAGCAGGACGAGAAGAAGGTGGAGCCAAACCCGACCTCAGAGGGGAACTCGTGTCCCTCGCCAAAACATAAAG ATGAAGCTGTGACCAGCCCGACCGCTGACCGGTCCTCAGTGGCTAAAAAGCGTTTTACTTTGCAGGGTTTCAGCAACCTCAAGAGCCCCAAAG GCTCAGCTCTGAGTCCTGAGCTTTCCTCCAAACGCCACTCGGTCAAGAGCGACCCCTCGCCGTTTGGGTTCAAAG GCTGGAACAAGCCGTCTCTGTCAGCGGACGCCTCGGAGGAGAACGACGGCTTCTCCAGCGGagaggaccccatgacctctGACATCGAGGATGAAGTGGTGAAAAAGCTG GCTCCAGGAAAGTACAGCGTGGTAGCAGACTGCGAGAAGGCGGGTCCTCAAGAGCTGTCTGTCAAAAGTGGAGACATGGTCCAGCTAATCAGAGAGGGAGAGGACGGACAATG gttTGTGAAGAACCTCCGCAGCGGTAAGGAGGGCTGGGTGGCAGCCGCGAACCTCCTCAGCCTCATCTCAGAGTCCAAATCGTCTCAGTCGCTCAGCAGCTCCG ATGGCAGCGTCTCTGGGAACCTAAGCACCTCTTCCAGCTGCAGCGAGACCTACACCAGCTTCTCCGACATCAAACCCTGA